Proteins encoded in a region of the Anoxybacillus amylolyticus genome:
- a CDS encoding phosphate ABC transporter substrate-binding protein PstS family protein has translation MLKRSVKLAMAALVITGALAGCGNSDKNATENNKKDEKQQAYTGTITVAGSTALQPLAEEAANEFMQKYPDVSITVQGGGSGTGVNQVAAGAVQIGNSDVPSAEKIEDKAKAGELVDNKVAGIAFALVVNKDVKVDSLTVQQIQDIFSGKVTNWKEVGGNDEKINVINRPASSGTRATFEKTLMNGTKVNDSIGTVQDSNGAVEQAIQSTPGAISYVAMSYLVGDKANALTKLKINGAEPTVENIKAQKYPFWSYEYMVTKGEAKDAVKGFIDFVKSEEFSAKVKEMGYIPISELE, from the coding sequence ATGTTAAAGAGAAGCGTGAAGTTAGCAATGGCCGCACTAGTTATTACAGGGGCACTTGCTGGATGTGGAAACTCAGACAAAAATGCTACAGAAAATAACAAAAAAGATGAGAAACAACAGGCGTATACAGGAACGATTACTGTAGCAGGTTCTACAGCACTTCAGCCGCTTGCAGAAGAGGCAGCAAACGAATTTATGCAAAAATATCCGGATGTTTCGATTACGGTGCAAGGTGGCGGAAGTGGAACAGGGGTGAACCAAGTAGCAGCAGGTGCGGTTCAAATTGGTAACTCAGATGTTCCATCAGCAGAAAAAATTGAAGATAAAGCGAAAGCTGGCGAATTAGTTGATAATAAAGTAGCAGGGATCGCATTTGCGTTAGTAGTGAACAAAGATGTAAAAGTTGATTCATTAACTGTTCAACAAATTCAAGATATTTTTTCAGGGAAAGTGACAAACTGGAAAGAAGTAGGCGGAAACGATGAAAAAATTAACGTCATTAATCGTCCAGCTTCTTCAGGAACACGGGCAACATTTGAAAAAACGTTAATGAACGGTACGAAAGTGAATGACAGCATCGGAACAGTTCAAGATTCTAACGGTGCTGTTGAGCAAGCGATTCAGTCCACACCAGGTGCTATTAGTTATGTCGCGATGTCTTATTTAGTTGGTGATAAAGCAAATGCGTTAACAAAATTAAAAATTAATGGTGCGGAACCAACAGTCGAAAACATTAAAGCGCAAAAATATCCGTTCTGGTCGTATGAGTACATGGTCACAAAAGGCGAAGCAAAAGATGCTGTCAAAGGGTTTATTGATTTTGTCAAAAGTGAAGAGTTTTCTGCAAAAGTAAAAGAAATGGGATACATTCCAATTTCTGAATTAGAATAA